The Zygotorulaspora mrakii chromosome 3, complete sequence genome includes a region encoding these proteins:
- the FBA1 gene encoding fructose-bisphosphate aldolase FBA1 (similar to Saccharomyces cerevisiae FBA1 (YKL060C); ancestral locus Anc_2.577): MGVTEVLKRKSGVIVGDDVRALFDYAKAHKFAIPAINVTSSSVVVSALEAARDNKSPIILQTSNGGAAYFAGKGVSNEGQNASIKGAVAAAHYIRSIAPAYGIPVVLHSDHCAKKLLPWYDGMLEADEAYFKEHGEPLFSSHMLDLSEEVDEENIGTCAKYFKRMAAMNQWLEMEIGITGGEEDGVNNEGASEDALYTKPEQVYNVYKALHPISPNFSIAAAFGNCHGVYKVGNVKLRPEILGEHQKYTVSKTGVKEAKPLYLVFHGGSGSSDADFHTGIDNGVVKVNLDTDCQFAYLEGIRDYVLAKKDYLMTPVGNPTGEDAPNKKYFDPRVWVREGEKTMSKRVAHALDVFRTAGTL; this comes from the coding sequence atggGTGTTACTGAAGTCCTAAAGAGAAAGAGCGGTGTCATCGTCGGTGACGACGTCCGTGCCTTGTTCGACTACGCAAAGGCTCACAAGTTCGCTATCCCAGCCATCAACGTCACCTCCTCTTCTGTTGTCGTCTCTGCTTTGGAAGCCGCACGTGACAACAAGTCCCCAATCATCTTGCAAACCTCCAACGGTGGTGCTGCTTACTTCGCCGGTAAGGGTGTCTCTAACGAAGGTCAAAATGCCTCCATCAAGGGTGCTGTTGCCGCTGCCCACTACATCAGATCAATTGCCCCAGCTTACGGTATCCCAGTTGTTCTTCACTCTGACCACTGTGCTAAGAAACTTCTACCTTGGTACGACGGTATGCTAGAAGCCGATGAAGCTTACTTCAAGGAACACGGTGAACCTCTATTCTCCTCCCATATGCTTGATCTTTCCGAAGAAGTCGATGAGGAAAACATTGGTACCTGTGCCAAATACTTCAAGAGAATGGCCGCCATGAACCAATGGTTAGAAATGGAAATCGGTATTACCGGTGGTGAAGAAGATGGTGTCAACAACGAAGGTGCTTCTGAAGATGCCCTATACACCAAGCCAGAACAAGTCTACAATGTCTACAAGGCCCTACACCCAATCTCTCCAAACTTCTCGATCGCCGCCGCCTTCGGAAACTGTCACGGTGTCTATAAGGTTGGTAATGTGAAATTAAGACCAGAAATCTTGGGTGAACACCAAAAATACACTGTTTCAAAGACTGGTGTTAAGGAAGCTAAGCCATTGTACTTGGTCTTCCACGGTGGTTCCGGTTCTTCTGATGCTGATTTCCACACCGGTATCGACAATGGTGTTGTCAAGGTCAACCTGGACACTGACTGTCAATTCGCCTACTTGGAAGGTATCAGAGACTATGTCTTGGCTAAGAAGGATTACCTAATGACCCCAGTCGGTAACCCAACTGGTGAAGACGCTCCAAACAAGAAATACTTTGACCCAAGAGTCTGGGTTAGAGAAGGTGAAAAGACCATGTCCAAGAGAGTTGCTCACGCTTTGGATGTTTTCAGAACTGCTGGTACTTTATAA
- a CDS encoding putative methyltransferase (similar to Saccharomyces cerevisiae YMR027W; ancestral locus Anc_2.578), producing the protein MTIPGRFMTDDKGTFGEHTAHVRWPVIVQNAIDDMKTAIKEVETQDGKTQGESIKKGLVSLRQEILDDAVLRPFSEQEVLVGRVPLSFNEYLSQRKDAHWFNSEWLFSEVYLYRRINVLFRFQRLWADFDIFDRLKQSTFESSLYGVTELALRYRSLKSQLEKRSADDDETLKLLFKEFVDISLWGNATDLSLLTDATIEDIKSIQGAKVRQESESKILVNDTLKAWEHLKAETTTTAGGEVRVDFILDNSGFELYADLMLAAFLLQSKMVTKCIFHAKDIPYMVSDVMLKDFDILLKDLKDRQFFPVKDELSQGALDLFADDISDHVKNGRIEFRENSFWTTELDYWNLDKTETKYNGCEIFQDLLNSNLVIFKGDLNYRKLTGDRKWPRTTKFCEAIGPLATNGISLLSLRTCKADVQVDLPHGVDEELTKLWEKDHPGQGSWWCSSGKWAVICFSAK; encoded by the coding sequence ATGACTATTCCCGGTAGGTTTATGACTGATGATAAAGGTACATTTGGTGAACATACGGCGCATGTTCGCTGGCCGGTGATTGTGCAGAATGCGATCGATGATATGAAAACAGCCATCAAGGAGGTCGAAACGCAAGATGGCAAAACGCAGGGTGAGAGTATCAAGAAGGGATTAGTTTCGTTGCGCCAGGAGATTCTTGACGACGCGGTTTTGAGGCCCTTTAGCGAGCAAGAGGTTTTGGTAGGGCGGGTTCCATTGTCGTTCAATGAATATCTGTCGCAGAGAAAAGATGCGCATTGGTTTAACAGCGAGTGGTTGTTTAGTGAGGTGTATCTGTATCGCAGGATAAATGTTTTGTTTCGCTTTCAGAGATTGTGGGCGGactttgatatttttgacagGTTGAAGCAATCGACTTTCGAAAGTTCGTTGTACGGTGTGACGGAATTGGCACTCAGGTACAGGAGTTTGAAGAGTCAGTTGGAAAAAAGAAGTGCGGATGACGACGAAACGTTGAAACTTTTGTTTAAAGAGTTTGTTGATATATCCTTGTGGGGGAATGCTACGGatctttctttgttgaCGGATGCGACTATCGAGGATATCAAATCGATTCAGGGAGCCAAGGTTAGGCAGGAGTCTGAGTCAAAGATTTTGGTAAATGATACCTTAAAGGCATGGGAGCATTTAAAGGCAGAAACAACCACCACAGCTGGTGGAGAAGTTCGCGTTGACTTTATTCTTGATAATTCAGGGTTTGAACTGTATGCGGATTTGATGCTTGCAGCATTTTTGTTGCAAAGTAAAATGGTAACAAAATGTATATTCCATGCAAAGGATATCCCATATATGGTCAGTGATGTCatgttgaaagatttcgatattttgttgaaggATCTAAAGGATagacaattttttccagtcAAAGATGAGTTGTCGCAAGGGGCGTTGGATTTATTTGCGGATGATATAAGTGACCACGTCAAGAATGGTAGGATTGAATTTCGTGAAAACTCATTTTGGACTACCGAACTAGATTATTGGAACTTGGACAAGACTGAAACGAAATATAATGGATGCGAGATCTTTCaagatcttttgaattcaaatctGGTTATATTTAAAGGTGATCTAAACTATAGAAAACTGACAGGAGACCGAAAATGGCCAAGGACGACCAAATTTTGCGAGGCAATCGGTCCATTAGCAACCAACGGTATCAGTTTGTTGAGTTTGAGAACGTGTAAAGCAGACGTTCAGGTTGATTTACCTCACGGAGTTGACGAAGAGTTGACAAAACTGTGGGAAAAGGATCATCCAGGTCAAGGATCTTGGTGGTGCAGCAGTGGTAAATGGGCAGTTATCTGCTTTTCCGCTAAATAA
- the MPE1 gene encoding cleavage polyadenylation factor subunit MPE1 (similar to Saccharomyces cerevisiae MPE1 (YKL059C); ancestral locus Anc_2.579): MSSTIFYRFRSQRDTNRILFDGTGLTVFDLKREIIHENKLGDGTHFQLRLYNPDTNDEYDDDSQVIPRSSSVVARRSPAVRAFSANGGGMSKGSSASLGNAARYVTGKPRVLQKKQSSGITSNGSGKVNGVTEEERIANMFADQENQWEQTQQEMSSATPVFYKSQNNGPNSGENEGLPPPGYMCYRCGARDHWIKNCPTNSDPNFEGKRIRRTTGIPKKFLKSVEIDPNNITAEEMAQRKIMVTDDGKFVVQVADQQSWEDYQRKQQNRYMNGADAKWRKGYFADLPDNLKCSITGGLLRDPVRTSKCCNKLFSKMAIEDALLESDFVCPSCNTPGILLDSLVEDEQVQKEVESFLQKKESEKESTENASKRENEQQEIGSDKNVKKPKIDPPIKAPNLPLPPVPFGMPPFPMFPGPLPFLSQPPPQQSSTSHHIEKK; this comes from the coding sequence ATGAGTAGTACAATATTTTATAGATTTCGGTCACAAAGGGATACAAATAGAATCTTGTTTGATGGTACAGGCCTTACAGTTTTTGATCTTAAGAGAGAAATTATACATGAAAACAAGCTAGGTGATGGAACACATTTTCAACTGCGATTATACAACCCAGATACCAAtgatgaatatgatgaCGACTCCCAGGTAATACCGAGGTCTTCAAGCGTCGTAGCAAGGCGATCACCAGCAGTAAGAGCTTTCTCAGCAAATGGCGGCGGCATGAGTAAAGGCAGTAGTGCATCATTAGGGAATGCTGCACGTTACGTGACAGGTAAACCTAGAGTACTTCAGAAAAAGCAATCAAGCGGTATAACAAGCAATGGTTCGGGCAAAGTAAATGGTGTTACCGAAGAGGAACGTATTGCAAATATGTTTGcagatcaagaaaatcaatGGGAACAAACACAACAGGAAATGTCGTCAGCGACACCGGTTTTTTATAAGTCACAAAATAATGGGCCAAATTCTGGTGAAAATGAAGGGTTACCACCACCAGGTTATATGTGCTACAGATGTGGTGCAAGAGACCACTGGATCAAAAATTGTCCAACTAATAGTGacccaaattttgaaggcaAAAGGATAAGACGGACTACAGGTATTCccaagaaatttttgaaaagtgttGAGATCGACCCAAATAATATAACAGCTGAAGAGATGGCTCAAAGGAAAATCATGGTTACCGATGATGGTAAATTTGTCGTTCAGGTCGCCGATCAGCAGAGTTGGGAGGATTACCAAAGAAAGCAACAAAACAGATACATGAATGGAGCTGATGCGAAATGGCGTAAGGGGTACTTTGCAGATTTACCAGATAATCTAAAGTGCTCTATTACAGGTGGATTATTGAGAGATCCAGTAAGGACAAGTAAATGCTGTAACAagctcttttcaaagatggCAATTGAAGATGCCTTACTAGAAAGTGATTTTGTTTGCCCTAGTTGTAATACACCTGGTATTCTTTTGGATTCACTGGTAGAAGATGAACAAGTACAAAAGGAAGTAGAGAGTTTTCtacagaaaaaagaatcagaaaagGAGTCAACGGAGAACGCttccaaaagagaaaatgaaCAGCAAGAGATTGGGAGTGACAAGAATGTCaagaaaccaaaaattGACCCGCCAATTAAGGCACCAAATTTACCACTACCGCCTGTACCGTTTGGAATGCCCCCCTTTCCAATGTTCCCAGGGCCACTCCCGTTTTTAAGTCAACCACCGCCACAGCAATCGTCAACATCGCATCATATAGAGAAAAAGtga
- the TOA2 gene encoding transcription initiation factor IIA subunit gamma (similar to Saccharomyces cerevisiae TOA2 (YKL058W); ancestral locus Anc_2.580) — MAIPGYYELYRRSTVGNSLVDALDTLISDGRIEASLAMRVLETFDKVVAETLKDNTQSKLTVKGNLDTYGFCDDVWTFIVKNCQVTVEGNLDGVSGGDNHTTVSVDKLRIVACNSKKSE, encoded by the coding sequence ATGGCCATTCCCGGGTATTATGAGTTGTATCGTAGAAGTACTGTAGGAAATAGTCTGGTGGACGCTTTAGATACGTTAATCAGCGATGGGAGAATCGAGGCTTCTTTAGCAATGAGAGTGTTGGAAACCTTTGATAAAGTTGTTGCAGAAACTCTGAAAGATAATACACAATCAAAGCTGACTGTAAAGGGTAATTTGGATACTTACGGATTTTGTGACGATGTTTGGACTTTTATTGTCAAAAACTGTCAAGTAACAGTTGAAGGAAACCTTGATGGTGTTAGTGGCGGTGATAATCATACAACGGTATCTGTTGATAAGCTAAGAATAGTTGCATGCAACTCAAAGAAAAGCGAATAG
- the TAP42 gene encoding Tap42p (similar to Saccharomyces cerevisiae TAP42 (YMR028W); ancestral locus Anc_2.581), with protein MSIAQEFDLIIKTYNDKIVHPASRQDSPEFQNLISSTIEKLLTLKNTVYTKLSLFSTNETVEDMTTSSLKFLSIDYYLAMLFSRKQVTANQVENSENRNKLKLKFLEKSLQLFMQFIVSLDQSEILDSYLSKKINSFEHTYEPTLKEMYSQPSNKDDLSGAQLKRQQKIEVYRTTKAINEKLAFIESKYKNIDDNDDIDDFQDGEELLRELYLQKLKSLAYDTFDNVEKILYEGELLKNFTRNPEHQRRQPEMVDSSSSSGYTEKLESLNKPLISKEGKVLRNFTLLDKKSELQRKVRGYGQYGPTMSVEEFLEKEWESGRVLQGGEVTQEQSKEDAEDNETLQDIETYKAREWDEFKEANPRGSGNTTNRG; from the coding sequence ATGTCCATTGCCCAAGAGTTTGACTTGATCATCAAAACATATAATGACAAGATTGTTCATCCTGCATCAAGACAAGATTCGccagaatttcaaaatttaatttcatcgactattgaaaaattactgactttgaaaaatacagtGTATACAAAGCTATCCTTGTTTAGTACGAATGAAACCGTTGAAGATATGACTACAAGCTCCTTAAAGTTTTTATCAATAGATTACTATTTGGCAATGCTTTTCTCCAGAAAACAAGTAACCGCTAATCAGGTTGAGAATAGCGAGAACAGAAATAAGCTAAAATTGAAGTTCTTGGAAAAGTCCCTGCAACTCTTCATGCAGTTTATCGTTAGTCTGGATCAAAGCGAAATTCTAGATTCTTATTTATCCAAAAAGATTAATTCTTTTGAGCATACATACGAACCAACACTGAAGGAAATGTACTCTCAACCGTCAAACAAGGATGATCTCTCGGGTGctcaattgaaaagacagcaaaaaattgaggtATATCGTACTACAAAAGCTATAAATGAGAAATTGGCTTTTATTgaatcaaaatataaaaacatagatgataatgatgatatcGATGATTTTCAAGATGGTGAAGAACTTTTACGAGAATtgtatcttcaaaaattgaaaagtttggcTTATGATACCTTTGACAACGTTGAAAAGATTCTTTATGAGGGTGAATTATTGAAGAACTTTACACGGAACCCAGAACACCAACGAAGACAGCCGGAAATGGTCGATTCAAGCAGTAGCAGTGGCTATACAGAGAAGCTAGAGTCATTGAATAAACCACTAATCTCAAAGGAGGGTAAAGTCCTCAGAAATTTCACACTATTGGACAAGAAGAGTGAGCTCCAGAGAAAGGTGCGTGGTTATGGCCAATATGGACCTACAATGTCCGTAGAGGAATTCTTGGAAAAAGAGTGGGAGTCTGGTAGAGTTCTTCAGGGTGGTGAGGTTACTCAAGAGCAAAGTAAGGAAGATGCCGAGGATAATGAGACATTACAGGATATAGAAACATACAAAGCCCGTGAATGGGATGAGTTCAAAGAAGCAAATCCAAGAGGTAGCGGGAATACCACCAATAGAGGTTGA
- the NUP120 gene encoding Nup120p (similar to Saccharomyces cerevisiae NUP120 (YKL057C); ancestral locus Anc_2.582) — protein sequence MLLLSKVDVNLLEFDKRTLSKNIVNLYFNDETLSETSIDYQRGDSDYSNTFELSNNEYLSYHFSMDFSVLTLYTIGSITNGKTVNLFLPNPTLNKNYTFTIQEIDTKLAINMILRDGVVLSIALPIDFLHSDNESLGENWFNILNPYDFTVRVPHLLCAVSAEFFIVFLEDGGLLGLRKCENSYLEPILFNDNSYLQSITQIFTRKQSTKCERAISCVVYLQKFLIVLTQHCHLKFWNLQDFSLVLEVNLAESNYFENAVNRTYEAPGEYMTMFSNFLTIYLPFGNGIFQIAELSVDGKGKIIFNRKSVIPTNLSSSSIWSLVDLAMLKPLDFNLSSSYLNIAVLWKSGCISKLQVLNLSDEDMQAHEWIESTNRSLSDMEAEQDLKVNGDTEKGYLNLKTRYSEEAFKQAHKVLSENNIIILAGEPCTMDYLANLETVLRDLKNKSDEVSSLTIYRNEIIVTNCLRRYNYSVFAINSTLENVYYNIHNEYNEDDLTRYLKSLHGFSTTLSRQVLSNVAEKFIAIVSGEISKSQTLNEKFTSIFKSDLESNFEVSNLKLLFGALSSLDIIALLNDLIYNHINDLTAHANDFIVSIIRDGFSSVVIMESFYQVIFIQRHFVFQVLLTFAFLDFDSTSFSNQLNILLDLHFKQSLILSLYRIDKCLLIEDVFAKTTRPKLGIQLGSYSQWRNFLACCLSNIYDSSLAMNFYFMRFFDTHVCRYQTIDDQRRFKSKLLMDIGWSFYIRDDQVEELMLAMMFFVCDQYERAYEFFQLHDYAVSIAESLPLCISDLANRPANNIWKPLVSSFKVPYRHSSYYYELSVLFFRGNSVDYAFKCIKKSIEYSMKNVDIIEPVEFRQYQLKLYLDLLFHFSLFAEGLDVLRFNHDTLSDDIRKNYFEKVLQSTGQSDTFFATLLKLCHSHNNSLYLSISDYKIIKSILASQLQDNNWTNLKKLYCFHVVNNHERAAAELMYHYSRLNPKDSELKRRCFLIVINVLCTFDDERDRWILNGSEILKISDLKKELENI from the coding sequence ATGTTGCTTTTGTCCAAGGTGGACGTAAATTTACTGGAATTTGATAAACGCACTTTGTCTAAGAATATCGtcaatttatatttcaatgatGAGACTTTATCAGAAACATCAATTGACTATCAAAGGGGAGACAGCGATTACTCCAACACGTTCGAACTGTCAAACAATGAGTATTTGTCGTACCACTTTTCCATGGATTTCAGTGTTTTGACTCTCTACACTATCGGCAGTATCACAAATGGAAAAACTgtaaatttatttttgccAAATCCAACATTGAACAAAAATTACACTTTCACCATTCAGGAGATCGACACAAAACTGGCAATCAATATGATATTACGGGATGGCGTAGTCCTGTCCATTGCCCTACCCATTGATTTTCTACACTCTGACAACGAGTCACTTGGTGAAAATTGGTTCAATATCCTTAACCCATATGATTTCACAGTGCGAgttcctcatcttctttgTGCTGTTTCTgcagaattttttatcGTGTTTCTCGAGGATGGCGGATTACTGGGGCTAAGAAAATGTGAGAATTCTTATTTGGAGCCAATATTATTCAACGATAACTCATATTTGCAGAGTATAACACAAATATttacaagaaaacaatcaaCTAAATGTGAAAGAGCTATTTCCTGCGTTGTATATTTgcagaaatttttaattgTTTTAACCCAGCATTGTCatttaaaattttggaaCCTGCAGGATTTCTCTTTGGTTCTTGAGGTGAATTTGGCCGAAAGCAATtactttgaaaatgcaGTTAATAGGACCTATGAAGCACCAGGAGAATATATGACAATGTTCAGTAACTTTTTAACCATTTATCTACCATTTGGAAATGgcattttccaaattgcCGAGCTTAGCGTCGATGGCAAAGGAaaaattattttcaatcGGAAAAGTGTAATTCCAACAAatctttcatcatcatcaatctGGTCATTAGTCGATTTGGCAATGTTAAAACCATTGGATTTCAACTTGAGTTCATCGTATCTAAACATTGCGGTCTTATGGAAAAGTGGTTGCATTAGCAAACTGCAAGTTCTAAATCTTTCAGATGAAGATATGCAGGCACACGAGTGGATAGAATCTACCAACAGGTCATTAAGCGATATGGAAGCGGAACAAGATTTAAAGGTGAATGGCGATACTGAAAAAGGTTACCTTAATTTGAAAACGCGCTACTCGGAAGAAGCCTTTAAACAAGCACACAAAGTATTAAGTGAaaataatattattattttggcTGGCGAGCCATGCACTATGGATTATTTGGCTAACTTAGAAACAGTTTTGcgagatttgaaaaacaaaagtGACGAAGTCTCCTCTTTGACTATATACCGAAATGAGATTATTGTCACAAATTGTTTACGAAGATACAATTATTCTGTGTTCGCCATAAATTCAACGCTAGAAAATGTTTACTACAATATTCATAATGAGtataatgaagatgaccTGACACGATACTTGAAGTCATTGCATGGGTTCTCAACCACTTTGTCAAGACAAGTATTATCAAACgttgctgaaaaattcatcgCGATCGTCAGtggtgaaatttcaaagagtcagacattaaatgaaaaatttactAGCATTTTCAAGAGTGATTTAGAGTCAAATTTTGaggtttcaaatttgaagctACTATTTGGAGCTCTCAGTTCGCTTGATATTATAGCACTTCTTAATGATCTCATATACAATCACATCAACGATCTTACAGCGCACGCCAATGATTTTATTGTGTCGATAATTAGAGATGGTTTTTCATCAGTTGTTATAATGGAGAGTTTTTATCAGgttattttcattcaacgTCATTTCGTATTCCAGGTTTTGTTGacttttgcatttttggattttgacTCTACATcgttttcaaatcaattgaatattttgCTTGACTTACATTTTAAGCAGTCCCTAATTTTATCACTTTATCGAATCGATAAATGTCTATTGATTGAAGACGTTTTTGCCAAGACTACAAGGCCAAAGTTGGGAATTCAACTAGGATCATATTCTCAGTGGAGGAATTTTCTCGCATGTTGTCTGTCTAACATTTATGACAGCTCTTTGGCGATGAATTTCTACTTCATGAGATTTTTCGACACGCATGTTTGTCGTTATCAAACAATAGATGATCAAAGACGATTCAAAAGCAAACTTTTAATGGACATCGGGTGGTCATTTTATATCCGCGATGACCAAGTTGAAGAGTTAATGCTGGCAATgatgttttttgtttgtgaTCAGTATGAACGGGCTTatgaattctttcaattgcaCGATTACGCCGTGTCAATTGCTGAGTCATTACCTTTGTGCATTAGTGATTTAGCAAATCGTCCCGCAAATAACATATGGAAACCACTagtttcatcatttaaaGTTCCTTATAGACATTCCTCATACTACTATGAACTAtcagttctttttttcagagGAAATAGTGTCGATTATGCTTTCAAGTGCATCAAGAAATCCATTGAGTactcaatgaaaaatgttgaTATAATTGAGCCTGTGGAATTTAGACAATACCAATTGAAGCTGTATTTAgatcttcttttccatttcagTCTGTTTGCTGAAGGATTGGACGTTTTGCGGTTCAATCACGACACCCTTTCAGATGACATCAGGAAgaattattttgaaaaggtaTTGCAGAGTACAGGACAATCTGACACATTTTTCGCAACCCTTTTAAAACTCTGCCATTCACATAATAATAGCCTATATCTCTCGATTTCAGACTacaaaattatcaagaGCATTCTCGCGTCCCAGCTGCAGGATAATAACTGgacaaatttgaagaaactttattgttttcatgTTGTAAACAACCATGAAAGGGCCGCTGCAGAGTTGATGTACCACTATTCGAGACTGAATCCTAAAGATTCTGaactgaaaagaaggtGCTTTCTGATAGTTATTAACGTCCTCTGTACATTTGATGATGAGAGAGATCGATGGATTTTGAATGGAAGtgagattttgaaaatttctgaCCTGAAAAAGGAATTGGAGAACATTTAG